In Clostridia bacterium, one genomic interval encodes:
- the amt gene encoding ammonium transporter: MLTEEVTKLIRDTASGEVFGVWFLIGAALVFFMQAGFAMVETGFTRAKNAGNIIMKNLMDFCIGTVVFVLLGFSLMMAEDYVLGFIGVPNLDILTDFGGFLKGGNAPVFVFNLVFCATAATIVSGAMAERTKFLSYCIYSGVISLFVYPVEAGWVWNGSGWLAKLGFHDFAGSAAIHSVGGITALIGAIMVGPRLGKYIKDKAGKVGKVNAIPGHSITLGALGCFILWFGWYGFNGAAAWDNESLASIFVTTTIAPAVATCVTMIFTWLKNGKPDVSMCINASLAGLVGITAGCDALDAFGSVVVGIVSGFLVVFVVEFLDIKLHIDDPVGAVGVHLANGVWGTIAVGLLANPSAPAGLEGLFYTGSFRLLGVQCVGITAILAWTAAMMTATFFALKKTVGLRVSAEEEMKGLDKTEHGLPSAYADFVPAVESLDYGFEGAVAVSGETPVAEAVPVRKVPAVASEGPKFTKVEIVCKEPRFEALKNAMMEIGITGMTVSHVLGCGVQKGQPEYYRGVPVEANLLPKIQVDIVVSKVPVRMVIETAKKVLYTGHIGDGKIFVYDVENVVKVRTGEEGYDALQDVE, encoded by the coding sequence ATGTTGACTGAAGAAGTAACGAAATTGATACGGGATACCGCGTCCGGCGAAGTGTTCGGCGTGTGGTTCCTCATCGGCGCGGCGCTCGTGTTCTTTATGCAGGCGGGCTTCGCGATGGTCGAAACCGGCTTTACCCGCGCGAAGAACGCCGGCAATATCATAATGAAGAACCTGATGGATTTCTGCATCGGCACGGTAGTGTTCGTGCTCCTCGGCTTCTCGCTTATGATGGCGGAGGACTACGTGCTGGGCTTTATCGGAGTGCCGAATCTGGACATACTGACCGATTTCGGCGGATTTCTGAAAGGCGGCAACGCGCCGGTCTTCGTCTTCAACCTCGTCTTCTGCGCGACCGCGGCGACGATAGTTTCCGGCGCGATGGCGGAAAGGACGAAGTTCCTTTCCTACTGCATCTACTCCGGCGTCATCTCGCTTTTCGTTTATCCCGTAGAAGCGGGCTGGGTATGGAACGGCAGCGGCTGGCTCGCGAAGCTCGGCTTCCACGATTTCGCCGGCTCGGCGGCGATCCACTCCGTCGGCGGCATAACCGCGCTCATCGGCGCGATAATGGTCGGCCCGCGCCTCGGCAAGTATATCAAAGACAAGGCGGGAAAGGTCGGCAAGGTCAACGCCATCCCCGGCCACTCGATAACGCTCGGCGCGCTCGGCTGCTTCATTCTCTGGTTCGGCTGGTACGGCTTCAACGGCGCGGCGGCGTGGGATAACGAATCCCTCGCCTCCATCTTCGTCACTACCACGATAGCGCCCGCGGTCGCGACCTGCGTAACGATGATATTCACATGGCTGAAAAACGGCAAGCCGGACGTTTCCATGTGCATCAACGCGTCCCTCGCCGGCCTCGTTGGAATAACCGCCGGCTGCGACGCGCTCGACGCTTTCGGCTCGGTCGTCGTCGGCATCGTTTCGGGATTCCTCGTCGTCTTCGTCGTCGAGTTCCTCGACATAAAGCTGCATATCGACGACCCCGTCGGCGCGGTCGGCGTGCATCTCGCGAACGGCGTATGGGGCACGATAGCCGTCGGCCTGCTCGCTAATCCCTCCGCGCCCGCCGGGCTGGAAGGGCTGTTCTATACCGGCAGCTTCAGACTTCTCGGCGTGCAGTGCGTCGGCATAACCGCCATCCTCGCGTGGACCGCCGCCATGATGACCGCGACCTTCTTCGCGCTGAAAAAGACCGTCGGTCTGCGCGTCTCCGCGGAAGAGGAGATGAAGGGGCTCGACAAGACCGAGCACGGCCTGCCGAGCGCGTACGCCGACTTCGTGCCCGCGGTCGAGAGTCTGGATTACGGCTTTGAAGGCGCCGTCGCCGTGAGCGGCGAAACGCCGGTCGCGGAAGCGGTGCCGGTCAGGAAGGTGCCCGCGGTCGCAAGCGAGGGCCCGAAGTTCACGAAGGTCGAGATCGTCTGCAAGGAGCCGCGGTTCGAGGCGCTTAAAAACGCGATGATGGAGATAGGCATAACCGGCATGACGGTTTCCCACGTCCTCGGTTGCGGCGTCCAGAAGGGGCAGCCGGAATACTACCGCGGCGTCCCTGTCGAAGCCAACCTTCTGCCGAAGATACAGGTCGATATAGTCGTCAGCAAAGTGCCGGTGCGTATGGTCATAGAAACGGCGAAAAAGGTGCTTTACACCGGCCACATCGGCGACGGCAAGATATTCGTCTACGACGTCGAGAACGTCGTAAAGGTTCGTACGG